The Alphaproteobacteria bacterium DNA segment AACCGCTATGTTACCTTTAAACGCCATGATCGGGGCGCGCCTTTGCGGCAATGGGCGCGGTATCTGGCGGCCAATGGCGTGGGCTTTGCCGTCAATTACAGTGTGTATGGGCTGCTTGTCGCTTTGGCTCCTATGGTGAAGGCTCAACCCTTGTGGGGTGTGGCCGCCGGATCTGTGGCGGGGTTAGGGGTCAATTTCTTGGCCAGCCGACGTTTCGTCTTTCGCGCGCATCCACCACGCTGACAGCCGCCTTCTCTCGTGCTAGAACCAACGACACACATCAAACCATACACACGGATTTATCAGGGGGAGTCGCGCATCATGTCCTATATCGTCACGGAAGCCTGCATCAAATGCAAATACACCGATTGCGTGTCGGTTTGTCCCGTGGATTGCTTCTACGAGGGCGAGAACATGTTGGTCATCAATCCAGATGAATGCATCAGTTGCGGCGTGTGCGAGCCGGAATGTCCGGCCGAGGCCATCATCACCGACGCTCATGCCGATGCGCCGCGCTGGGTCGAGGTCAATCGGGAATACGCGGCCAAATGGCCCAATATCAGCCGCAAGAAGCCACATGCCGAGGACGCCGATTCCTATAAGGGTGTCGCGGATAAGTTCAAGCAGCATTTCAGTCCCAAGCCGGCCGGTGGCTGATGGTGCTGCATTCGGTTCCTATCCCGGATTGGCGGAGCCAGGCAGCATGACGGTCAAAGACATCAAGATAGGCGACGCCATCCACGAGATGACTTCGGACGACCGTTATCTAGAGCACATCGCCCAGGATTTCGAACCGCATATGATCAAGCTGTTCGACGTCGTCATCAATAAGGGCGATACGGTTTTGGATATCGGGGCCAATATTGGCTGTTGCGCGCTTTTTTACGGCAGCAAGGCCAGGGAGGTTCACGCTTTCGAGCCGTCGCCCAGCACCTTCAATCTGCTGCAAACAAATATCGATAAGGCCCGGATGCCGCAGGTCCACGCGCATAATATCGGTCTAGGCATTAAGAAGGCGACCATGCCGCTCTCCTTCAGTCCGAACATGCGCGCGGGCGCGTTTATATCGGACAAAACCCAGCCATCTTCGGGGCATGTCATGGAAAGGATATCCATCCGAAAATTGGACGATGTGGTGCGATCTTTGAGGCTTAGAAGGGTCGATTTTATCAAGATTGATGTCGAAGGGTTTGAGATGAACGTGATCAAGGGAGGGCGGACGACCTTGCGCAAGCACCGACCGGTTGTGGTCTTGGAATTGAACCATTGGTGCCTGAACGCCTTCCAACGCCTCAGCGTTCCGGAGTTCTTCGATTTTCTCCGCTCGATTTTCCCCATCCTTTATGCGGTCGAGGGCGATTCCTATATGAATCTGCATGATCCGGGCGAGAGCTATATCGTCATGTATCAGCACATCGTTCGCAATTTCCGATTCTCGAATATTGTGGCCGCTTTCGATCCCTCGCAGATCGTGCGTTTCGATGGAAGCTATCACCACGGCTTTCATCAGGCCTAGGCGCTGGCTCGGTCGACTTCGACGGATTCGGACGAGGCGGTGATGACAATCCCGGTGGCTCAGTTTGGATATGGGAAAACAGATCAAAGATCTGTCCCGCAAGATCAGGTAATGACAGCCTAACGAACAGGCCTATCCCGGATAACGGAAGCCAAGTTGGTTCAGCATCTGCGTCTCGTGCGGACCGAGGGGATTGCCGGGGCGTAGGCGGCCGGCGGCCATCTCGTCCATCGCCATAGCGATGATCGTCTTAGCCTTGTCGTCGGTGATCTGGAAACGCCGGACCTGCGTTTCCACCATGCTTGCCACATAGGACAAGGTTCGATAGCCCCGATCGCGCAAAACATGCGCGGAATGCATATCGACATCGGCGCGATCAAAGGCGTTGACGCTGGCCAGGCGGTCATAGGCTTCGTCCAGTTTCGCAAAGTCGCATTCTTCGAACACGTTGCGGATATTGGCGGCATAGTTCTGGGTGATGAAGACGATCTGGTCAAAGCCTATCTCATGCGCCATGGTCACGGCGCGGTCGAGTTCCTTGATGTTCGGTTCAAGGATCACCCAGTTCCAGCGCATATGCCGGATCACGCCTTCTTCGCGCCAGCGCTTCAGGCCTTTTAGATTGCGTTCAAACGTCTCCCACGATGCGCCGATCCGCACAAATTCATAGCTTTCCTTGCTGCAGCCATCGCCCGAGACGGACAGGCGTTCGAAATGGTTGTGGCGGATCTCCTCCATCAGCTCGTCGGAGAAACGTGTCAGATTGGTGGTGATGCCAAGGCGTATGCCGCGCGAGGAGAAATAATCGCTCTTCATGCGTTCCACGAACGGCTTGAAGATGAACGGCTCGCCGTTGCTGCTGGTATTGAATTGTTCCATCTGGCCAAGGTCAACGATCTCGTCCAGCTCTTGCATTGCCGCATCGACATGCTCTTGATTGACGATAATCTTCGCGTTTCGGCACATGCGGCAAGCCAGATTGCACCCGTCGTCGATATCGTGCAGCACATATTGCGGGCCGGTGGTCAGAACCTTGGCGCGTGCGTTGATCTGCTCGATAATGTCGGGATGCGGGGGGGCTTGCGGCGTGGGGCTGTTCAGGACCGGGCATATCTCGGTTCGGCAATGCCGGTCATAGCGCCCGGAATAGAACGAGTCGCGCATGTCCTGGATATGGGGGCCGTTCCACGCGCCTTTCATCACGCCGGATTCGCGTATGCCGCCATAGCTGTTGTACTGGTTCAGCCATCCGGGGCAGGCGCAAGGATACATGCTGCCTTGTCCGGTCACGCCCATGAAATTGAAGGGGTAATAGCATTTGAGCGGCGCGATCACGAAATCCCGGATGGAGTCCGTGCTGCGGATGCCGTCGAAGACAAATCGGGTGTCGGGGGACAACGCTGTTTGCTCTGCTTCCGTCCCGACGGCGCCGGCGAAAAGCCGCACGATCGCCCGGTCACCGGACAGCATGATTTCAAGTCGCGCGCCAAAGGATTCTCCCCAGGAGCGGATCGTGACCCGGTTCAGGAGACGCCCGTCCGCTCTTTCGATCACCGCAGTGATGGGAAGCGCGACCTCGCGTCCTTGCGCCGGGCGAATGCCGTCCAGGCGCAGCATGGCCGCCTGGCGCGTCAGACATAGGGCAAAGGCTGGCTCTAAGGTCAGCGTATCATCCGAAACATATTCCGGTCGCGTCGCTTCGCGGTGATGCGCCGCCGGTACCTCGATCAGATCAGCCCAGGCGGGCGCTGTTGCCACGCCGGACTCGGCGTTGGGATCGCGGTACATCATGTCTTGCCTCTTCATTCGCGGCTTGTTTTGCGACTTCTCGTGCGAATTCTAGAGTCCCATGGTAAAGCCTTGGTTAAGGACACGACTTGTGCGTAGCGGTCATGGTGGTTTCGGAATCATCATCGATGGGCATAGGACGGCCACGGGCCTAAAGGATGGACTTTGCTAACCATTTCAGGCGACAAATAGGATATCGGCCTCAAGCGTCAAACCGACTTAGGTCTTGATGCCCTGTTTCCTCGGAGTTCCCCCGCCTCTATGCCTGCCAGACCGTTTCGTTTTATCCGCCGCGTGGCGTTCGAGATCGTGGCCTCTGTGCTGGCGGTGACGCTGGTGTTGGCCGGTGGTCTGGCTTGGCGTCTGGGCGAGGGGCCGGTGACCTTGGACGTGCTGGCCCCGTATCTGGCCGAGGCCCTCAGCGTTCCCGAACGCGGTCTGAAGGTCGCCGTGCCGCATGTTCAATTGGTGCGTCAGGATCAGGATATACGCCTGCGCATCGCCAATGCTCGGTTAGAGGACATGGCGGGGCACTCTTTGGCCGCGTGGTCTTATTTGGATCTGCGCCTTAATCTGGCGGCGTTGCTGGGCGGCGGCGGCAGTTTGGCGGCGCTGCAAATCGACAATCCCAGCATGACGATCATTCGGCGCGCGGACGGCACATGGTCTTTGTTGGCGACGGATGCCGCAGATCCTGGACAAGCCCAAGGACAGCAAGAATCGTCGGGCCTAGGACTTCGCGCCTTATTGGCGGCGGTGCCTGCGGTGGAAGTGCGCTTGAATGCCGCGCGCGTGAAGATACGGGATGAGTCCCGGCCCGATCAAGCGGCCTGGGACATGGAAATTCCTTCGGTCAGCCTGTCGCGCCAAGGGCAAGAGGTGGTGGCCGATTTGTGGCTGCGCCGTCCTGGTCAAGAGGGCGATATTCGCGCCAGCTTGCGTCAAGGACGCGAAGGGGGCGATGTGCGCACGGAATGGACGATCCGTCATGTGGATTTGCCCGCGTTTTTGCTGAACGCGCCCTTGCCTGCCGATCTATCGCCCTTTGTGGGGGTGGTGACGTCTCCGCTTTCAGGGCAAGGCCAGGCGCGATTGTCGGCCGATGGCGAGGTGATGGAGGTTCAGGCCAAACTTGAAGCCGAGGCCGGGCGCGTGGATATCCCTGGTGAGACAGCCGGGGGTGAGACAGCCGGTGTCGCGTCGCGGGGTAAGGTGGAGTTCGATCATCTGGCCTTGTCGCTGGCCGTAGCGCATGAAGGTCCGGCGCAAATGCGGATGGAATTGCGGCAAGGTCCCGCGCGCCTATCGGCGCAGGTCGATGCCGGACCAGCCCAGCAGGGAATCAGGGAATGGTCTGGCCAGGCGCAAGTGGCCGATGTGCCGATGGACGATCTGGGCCGCTTATGGCCTCAGGGCTTTGGAACCAACGCGCGCGATTGGATCATCACCAATATGCACGAAGGCCGGCTCAGCGAGGCCCAGATGCAGATTCAAGGCCGCTTTACCCAGACTCCTTCCGATGGCAGCGAACCGGTCAGCGTGGCGGGTTTGTCGGGAACCGTCGCGATCGAAGGGGTGCGTGTCCATTATATGGAAGGCTTGCCCGATGTAACGGAAACCAAGGCCTTCGCGCGTTTCGACATGAACGGCTTTGATATCGATGTCTTGGCTGGAAAAATTGAAAACCTGCCGCTATCGCCCTCGTCCAAGCTGACCATTCGCGGCTTGTCCGATCCCGAACAGGTGATGGAGGTGTTCGCCCGACTCTCTGGTCCCTTGGCCCCCGTGCTGGATATTTTGGATAGGCCGCGTTTGGGATATCTGTCTTCGTTGGGGCTGGGGCCTAAGGCTTTCTCGGGGCAGATCGAGGAATTGGCGCTGGATTTCCGCTTTCCCTTGCTGCGCGACCTGCCCGCCTCCC contains these protein-coding regions:
- a CDS encoding GtrA family protein → MPWRELACFSAIGVVGLLVDMGVLMMAVHGLGLDPYSGRLLSFLAAATGNWALNRYVTFKRHDRGAPLRQWARYLAANGVGFAVNYSVYGLLVALAPMVKAQPLWGVAAGSVAGLGVNFLASRRFVFRAHPPR
- a CDS encoding ferredoxin family protein; this encodes MSYIVTEACIKCKYTDCVSVCPVDCFYEGENMLVINPDECISCGVCEPECPAEAIITDAHADAPRWVEVNREYAAKWPNISRKKPHAEDADSYKGVADKFKQHFSPKPAGG
- a CDS encoding FkbM family methyltransferase is translated as MTVKDIKIGDAIHEMTSDDRYLEHIAQDFEPHMIKLFDVVINKGDTVLDIGANIGCCALFYGSKAREVHAFEPSPSTFNLLQTNIDKARMPQVHAHNIGLGIKKATMPLSFSPNMRAGAFISDKTQPSSGHVMERISIRKLDDVVRSLRLRRVDFIKIDVEGFEMNVIKGGRTTLRKHRPVVVLELNHWCLNAFQRLSVPEFFDFLRSIFPILYAVEGDSYMNLHDPGESYIVMYQHIVRNFRFSNIVAAFDPSQIVRFDGSYHHGFHQA
- a CDS encoding radical SAM protein produces the protein MMYRDPNAESGVATAPAWADLIEVPAAHHREATRPEYVSDDTLTLEPAFALCLTRQAAMLRLDGIRPAQGREVALPITAVIERADGRLLNRVTIRSWGESFGARLEIMLSGDRAIVRLFAGAVGTEAEQTALSPDTRFVFDGIRSTDSIRDFVIAPLKCYYPFNFMGVTGQGSMYPCACPGWLNQYNSYGGIRESGVMKGAWNGPHIQDMRDSFYSGRYDRHCRTEICPVLNSPTPQAPPHPDIIEQINARAKVLTTGPQYVLHDIDDGCNLACRMCRNAKIIVNQEHVDAAMQELDEIVDLGQMEQFNTSSNGEPFIFKPFVERMKSDYFSSRGIRLGITTNLTRFSDELMEEIRHNHFERLSVSGDGCSKESYEFVRIGASWETFERNLKGLKRWREEGVIRHMRWNWVILEPNIKELDRAVTMAHEIGFDQIVFITQNYAANIRNVFEECDFAKLDEAYDRLASVNAFDRADVDMHSAHVLRDRGYRTLSYVASMVETQVRRFQITDDKAKTIIAMAMDEMAAGRLRPGNPLGPHETQMLNQLGFRYPG
- a CDS encoding AsmA-like C-terminal domain-containing protein; translation: MPARPFRFIRRVAFEIVASVLAVTLVLAGGLAWRLGEGPVTLDVLAPYLAEALSVPERGLKVAVPHVQLVRQDQDIRLRIANARLEDMAGHSLAAWSYLDLRLNLAALLGGGGSLAALQIDNPSMTIIRRADGTWSLLATDAADPGQAQGQQESSGLGLRALLAAVPAVEVRLNAARVKIRDESRPDQAAWDMEIPSVSLSRQGQEVVADLWLRRPGQEGDIRASLRQGREGGDVRTEWTIRHVDLPAFLLNAPLPADLSPFVGVVTSPLSGQGQARLSADGEVMEVQAKLEAEAGRVDIPGETAGGETAGVASRGKVEFDHLALSLAVAHEGPAQMRMELRQGPARLSAQVDAGPAQQGIREWSGQAQVADVPMDDLGRLWPQGFGTNARDWIITNMHEGRLSEAQMQIQGRFTQTPSDGSEPVSVAGLSGTVAIEGVRVHYMEGLPDVTETKAFARFDMNGFDIDVLAGKIENLPLSPSSKLTIRGLSDPEQVMEVFARLSGPLAPVLDILDRPRLGYLSSLGLGPKAFSGQIEELALDFRFPLLRDLPASQLVYAAKAKLKNVQAQGVLPRLLAQADHLTLSLDRQGMELGGPVLLNGQPVAMTWQEKFLPEASSSDPVSAAAPAWQRRLTVKGSVGLAQVLEMVGGMPPGLRGGNGKMGLDLSYESLPSGEARVAAQGDLTQASLSVPLLAWSKEPGSPGALSLKITLPRQGGVSLDRLSLMAGLDSSEMKVEGALSIAKNGSLDFLRLDTVRHGRTDMTVALRRVGGQLDVTLAGRSLDTQGLFSGEGLDSLEAEVAVDQKTPPSAPSAAPASAPATPTPLRVQADMEQVWFESGALRDVRLEAARESGSWSAWQLTGKINDERSLSARFSTSAPGRRALDIRISDMGLLLRALGWSKGVVGGAVSATAEGPPDRLEGKISGTSYRLKGLPWLAQLVGAVSPIGLAELVGGEGIAFDRLDSRFVWQPREQIITLVEGRTAGASLGMSADGTIDIGQSRLDVRGTVVPVYFLNHILGSIPLLGTLLTGGEGQGLFAATYSMTGDLDAPKLQINPVSVLAPGFLRNLFFMGSDNAGKESPVFVRPEAAKPAPSAPPLR